One Cheilinus undulatus linkage group 22, ASM1832078v1, whole genome shotgun sequence DNA window includes the following coding sequences:
- the trip6 gene encoding thyroid receptor-interacting protein 6 isoform X1 translates to MSGPTWLPPRTLDSPERSVPQMSHSAGSAIYRAPIKKGMSDYRPKYGAYDQNGGGGGGGMANRYMATGPTGGPIHHSSNDHYYTPPHALKEERNWSPHMESYELMQRGPEKPANYHSKIDADIDSLTSMLADLDSHPQDSSTQLYDNVPYNKYLSGDHYKPAPPPQARPSMGYPSHPQSQYHASPPYPNEHQPAQYSTSHQQDYYSSSSTPKPYPQPVPASYTTASTPTGPRFSVQVKTAQPVTYSQTGRQAEQAYTPPPPRQQVSRPPAQTQTSQQGWYPPHPGSQAQEMHNEGGYKGSGPGGRVNQVPLSKRGMENNHTGPGTAQSPAYQSNKQGSSTARPEEELERLTKKLVYDMNHPPAEDYFGRCARCGDNVVGDGSGCIAMEQVFHVECFTCITCHARLRGQPFYALDKKSYCESCYISTLERCSKCSKPILDRILRAMGKAYHPRCFTCVVCNCCLDGVPFTVDATSQIHCIDDFHRKYAPRCSVCGEPIMPEQGQEETVRIVALDRSFHVNCYVCEECGLLLSSEGEGRGCYPLDGHILCKSCSARRIQDLSAKISTDC, encoded by the exons ATGTCCGGTCCCACCTGGCTTCCACCAAGGACTCTGGATAGCCCAGAGCGATCCGTCCCCCAGATGTCCCACTCTGCCGGGTCAGCGATCTACAGAGCCCCCATCAAGAAGGGGATGTCTGACTACCGGCCAAAGTACGGCGCTTATGACCAGaacggaggaggaggaggaggagggatggcTAACAGATACATGGCTACTGGACCCACAG GTGGACCAATTCATCACTCCTCTAATGATCACTACTATACTCCTCCCCACGCTCTCAAAGAAGAACGCAACTGGAGCCCTCACATGGAAAGCTACGAGCTGATG CAGCGAGGCCCTGAAAAGCCAGCGAACTATCACTCCAAAATTGACGCAGATATTGACTCCCTCACCAGCATGTTGGCTGATCTGGACAGTCACCCACAGGACTCCAGTACACAA CTGTACGACAATGTGCCTTACAACAAGTACCTCTCAGGGGATCACTACAAACCTGCACCCCCTCCTCAGGCCCGGCCCTCCATGGGTTACCCCTCACATCCCCAGAGCCAATACCACGCATCACCCCCCTACCCCAACGAGCACCAACCTGCTCAGTACTCCACCTCCCACCAGCAGGACTACTACTCCTCCTCTTCGACCCCAAAGCCCTACCCTCAGCCTGTCCCGGCCTCCTACACCACTGCCTCCACCCCAACCGGGCCCAGGTTCAGCGTGCAGGTCAAGACAGCACAGCCTGTTACCTACTCCCAAACAGGGAGACAGGCGGAACAGGCCTacaccccgccccctcctcgCCAGCAGGTGTCACGCCCCCCTGCTCAGACTCAGACAAGTCAGCAGGGCTGGTATCCTCCTCATCCTGGGTCTCAGGCTCAGGAGATGCACAATGAAGGAGGGTATAAGGGGAGCGGCCCGGGAGGAAGAGTTAACCAGGTTCCACTGTCCAAAAGGGGCATGGAAAATAACCACACGGGGCCAGGGACTGCTCAGAGTCCTGCTTATCAGTCCAACAAG cAGGGCTCATCAACAGCCAGACCCGAGGAAGAGCTGGAGCGACTCACCAAAAAGCTGGTATATGATATGAACCACCCCCCTGCAGAAGACTATTTTG GTCGCTGTGCCCGCTGTGGTGACAACGTGGTCGGTGACGGCAGTGGCTGTATCGCCATGGAGCAGGTGTTCCATGTTGAGTGTTTCACGTGCATTACTTGCCATGCCCGTCTCAGAGGGCAACCGTTCTACGCCCTCGACAAGAAGAGTTACTGTGAGAGCTGTTATATT AGTACATTAGAGCGCTGCTCAAAGTGCTCCAAGCCCATCCTGGACCGGATCCTGCGGGCAATGGGGAAGGCCTACCACCCTCGCTGTTTCACATGTGTGGTCTGTAACTGCTGCCTGGACGGGGTGCCCTTCACTGTGGATGCAACCTCTCAGATACACTGCATCGACGACTTTCACAG AAAATATGCACCTCGTTGTTCAGTGTGTGGGGAACCCATCATGCCTGAACAGGGTCAGGAGGAGACGGTGAGGATTGTAGCTCTGGACCGCAGCTTCCATGTTAACTGTTATGTCTGTGAG GAATGTGGTCTCCTGCTGTCCTCTGAAGGAGAAGGTCGAGGCTGTTACCCACTCGATGGCCACATCCTGTGCAAGAGCTGCAGCGCTCGCCGCATCCAGGACCTCTCTGCCAAAATCTCCACTGACTGCTAA
- the bcl6b gene encoding B-cell CLL/lymphoma 6 member B protein: MEVLEGYRADRVQEMRSSAPVEGYVKEFTRHSNDVLLNLNELRHRNVLTDTTLVVGNAQLRAHYAVLVACSGFFYSLYSRRMLLHGRGSSGEQTVSLPDTLDPSSVSLLLDFMYTSRLPLTPSTVPRVLAVATYLQMDHVADTCREFMQLHCRENMSARHPQLELDSRASVASVAPKGGDLANSGPQRFLLTAVATRVPADVGGSLKPGAFPTCQPGSNVLKGERESPLISTPTPSPDSPSRSSCQPNSPAESNTCNKNLMSETKATPDPKACNWKKYKYIVLNPLCASTTVKEEVVEEVQRHASPMGGRTLKAATTEAWSGEVPGQIDRQGQASCYEGSGRAPPLGPLPSEPPPQKEGTVISHPTDPEAPNQHVIKRENYYVPFCYSGNLHVTKTVCSGDKPYRCNVCGAQFNRPANLKTHSRIHSGEKPYRCDTCGARFVQVAHLRAHVLIHTGEKPYPCHTCGTRFRHLQTLKSHLRIHTGEKPYTCEKCDLHFRHKSQLRLHLRQKHGAVTNTKIRYKVLTEPYQALLQAC, encoded by the exons ATGGAAGTTTTGGAGGGATACCGTGCAGACAGAGTGCAAGAGATGAGGTCTTCTGCCCCTGTGGAGGGATATGTTAAAGAGTTCACCCGCCACTCCAATGACGTGCTGCTCAACCTGAATGAACTCCGACACCGCAACGTTCTGACTGACACCACCCTGGTTGTGGGCAATGCCCAACTGCGGGCGCACTATGCTGTGCTTGTGGCTTGCAG TGGGTTCTTCTACTCGCTGTACTCCCGCCGCATGCTCCTTCATGGGCGTGGTAGCAGCGGGGAGCAGACCGTCTCCCTCCCTGACACCTTGGACCCATCCAGTGTCTCCCTGCTGCTTGACTTCATGTACACTTCCCGCCTCCCTTTGACGCCCAGCACTGTCCCCAGGGTGCTCGCTGTGGCAACCTACCTGCAAATGGACCACGTGGCCGATACCTGCAGGGAATTCATGCAGCTGCACTG cagGGAGAACATGAGTGCAAGACACCCTCAACTGGAGCTGGACTCCAGGGCGTCAGTAGCCTCTGTTGCTCCCAAAGGAGGAGACCTTGCCAATTCAGGACCCCAGAGATTTCTTCTAACAGCAGTAGCAACAAG AGTCCCTGCGGATGTCGGCGGTTCTCTGAAGCCAGGGGCTTTCCCAACCTGCCAGCCTGGGTCAAATGTGCTGAAAGGAGAGCGGGAGTCGCCCCTCATCAGCACCCCGACTCCATCTCCAGACAGCCCCTCACGCTCTAGCTGCCAACCAAACTCTCCTGCAGAGTCAAACACCTGCAACAAAAACCTTATG AGTGAGACCAAAGCCACACCAGATCCAAAGGCTTGCAActggaaaaaatacaagtatATTGTCCTCAACCCGCTGTGTGCATCCACCACGGtgaaggaggaggtggtggaggaagTACAAAGGCATGCATCACCCATGGGTGGCAGGACATTGAAAGCAGCAACTACAGAGGCGTGGTCTGGAGAAGTGCCTGGTCAGATTGATAG ACAGGGGCAGGCCTCCTGCTACGAGGGTTCTGGCCGAGCCCCTCCCCTCGGGCCACTCCCCTCTGAGCCTCCCCCTCAAAAAGAAGGAACAG TCATCAGTCACCCCACTGACCCTGAAGCTCCCAACCAACATGTGATCAAGCGTGAGAACTACTATGTGCCCTTCTGTTATTCTGGAAACCTTCATGTAACCAAGACTGTCTGCTCAG GTGATAAACCCTACCGGTGTAACGTGTGTGGTGCCCAGTTTAACCGCCCAGCCAATCTGAAGACTCATTCTCGCATCCACTCAGGAGAGAAGCCGTACCGCTGTGACACCTGTGGAGCTCGATTTGTGCAG GTTGCCCATCTCAGGGCCCATGTCCTGATCCACACTGGGGAGAAACCATACCCCTGCCACACCTGCGGGACCCGCTTCCGCCACCTCCAAACCCTGAAGAGCCACTTGCGCATTCACACCGGAGAGAAGCCCTACACT
- the trip6 gene encoding thyroid receptor-interacting protein 6 isoform X2: protein MSGPTWLPPRTLDSPERSVPQMSHSAGSAIYRAPIKKGMSDYRPKYGAYDQNGGGGGGGMANRYMATGPTGGPIHHSSNDHYYTPPHALKEERNWSPHMESYELMQRGPEKPANYHSKIDADIDSLTSMLADLDSHPQDSSTQLYDNVPYNKYLSGDHYKPAPPPQARPSMGYPSHPQSQYHASPPYPNEHQPAQYSTSHQQDYYSSSSTPKPYPQPVPASYTTASTPTGPRFSVQVKTAQPVTYSQTGRQAEQAYTPPPPRQQVSRPPAQTQTSQQGWYPPHPGSQAQEMHNEGGYKGSGPGGRVNQVPLSKRGMENNHTGPGTAQSPAYQSNKGSSTARPEEELERLTKKLVYDMNHPPAEDYFGRCARCGDNVVGDGSGCIAMEQVFHVECFTCITCHARLRGQPFYALDKKSYCESCYISTLERCSKCSKPILDRILRAMGKAYHPRCFTCVVCNCCLDGVPFTVDATSQIHCIDDFHRKYAPRCSVCGEPIMPEQGQEETVRIVALDRSFHVNCYVCEECGLLLSSEGEGRGCYPLDGHILCKSCSARRIQDLSAKISTDC from the exons ATGTCCGGTCCCACCTGGCTTCCACCAAGGACTCTGGATAGCCCAGAGCGATCCGTCCCCCAGATGTCCCACTCTGCCGGGTCAGCGATCTACAGAGCCCCCATCAAGAAGGGGATGTCTGACTACCGGCCAAAGTACGGCGCTTATGACCAGaacggaggaggaggaggaggagggatggcTAACAGATACATGGCTACTGGACCCACAG GTGGACCAATTCATCACTCCTCTAATGATCACTACTATACTCCTCCCCACGCTCTCAAAGAAGAACGCAACTGGAGCCCTCACATGGAAAGCTACGAGCTGATG CAGCGAGGCCCTGAAAAGCCAGCGAACTATCACTCCAAAATTGACGCAGATATTGACTCCCTCACCAGCATGTTGGCTGATCTGGACAGTCACCCACAGGACTCCAGTACACAA CTGTACGACAATGTGCCTTACAACAAGTACCTCTCAGGGGATCACTACAAACCTGCACCCCCTCCTCAGGCCCGGCCCTCCATGGGTTACCCCTCACATCCCCAGAGCCAATACCACGCATCACCCCCCTACCCCAACGAGCACCAACCTGCTCAGTACTCCACCTCCCACCAGCAGGACTACTACTCCTCCTCTTCGACCCCAAAGCCCTACCCTCAGCCTGTCCCGGCCTCCTACACCACTGCCTCCACCCCAACCGGGCCCAGGTTCAGCGTGCAGGTCAAGACAGCACAGCCTGTTACCTACTCCCAAACAGGGAGACAGGCGGAACAGGCCTacaccccgccccctcctcgCCAGCAGGTGTCACGCCCCCCTGCTCAGACTCAGACAAGTCAGCAGGGCTGGTATCCTCCTCATCCTGGGTCTCAGGCTCAGGAGATGCACAATGAAGGAGGGTATAAGGGGAGCGGCCCGGGAGGAAGAGTTAACCAGGTTCCACTGTCCAAAAGGGGCATGGAAAATAACCACACGGGGCCAGGGACTGCTCAGAGTCCTGCTTATCAGTCCAACAAG GGCTCATCAACAGCCAGACCCGAGGAAGAGCTGGAGCGACTCACCAAAAAGCTGGTATATGATATGAACCACCCCCCTGCAGAAGACTATTTTG GTCGCTGTGCCCGCTGTGGTGACAACGTGGTCGGTGACGGCAGTGGCTGTATCGCCATGGAGCAGGTGTTCCATGTTGAGTGTTTCACGTGCATTACTTGCCATGCCCGTCTCAGAGGGCAACCGTTCTACGCCCTCGACAAGAAGAGTTACTGTGAGAGCTGTTATATT AGTACATTAGAGCGCTGCTCAAAGTGCTCCAAGCCCATCCTGGACCGGATCCTGCGGGCAATGGGGAAGGCCTACCACCCTCGCTGTTTCACATGTGTGGTCTGTAACTGCTGCCTGGACGGGGTGCCCTTCACTGTGGATGCAACCTCTCAGATACACTGCATCGACGACTTTCACAG AAAATATGCACCTCGTTGTTCAGTGTGTGGGGAACCCATCATGCCTGAACAGGGTCAGGAGGAGACGGTGAGGATTGTAGCTCTGGACCGCAGCTTCCATGTTAACTGTTATGTCTGTGAG GAATGTGGTCTCCTGCTGTCCTCTGAAGGAGAAGGTCGAGGCTGTTACCCACTCGATGGCCACATCCTGTGCAAGAGCTGCAGCGCTCGCCGCATCCAGGACCTCTCTGCCAAAATCTCCACTGACTGCTAA
- the trip6 gene encoding thyroid receptor-interacting protein 6 isoform X3, whose product MSGPTWLPPRTLDSPERSVPQMSHSAGSAIYRAPIKKGMSDYRPKYGAYDQNGGGGGGGMANRYMATGPTGGPIHHSSNDHYYTPPHALKEERNWSPHMESYELMRGPEKPANYHSKIDADIDSLTSMLADLDSHPQDSSTQLYDNVPYNKYLSGDHYKPAPPPQARPSMGYPSHPQSQYHASPPYPNEHQPAQYSTSHQQDYYSSSSTPKPYPQPVPASYTTASTPTGPRFSVQVKTAQPVTYSQTGRQAEQAYTPPPPRQQVSRPPAQTQTSQQGWYPPHPGSQAQEMHNEGGYKGSGPGGRVNQVPLSKRGMENNHTGPGTAQSPAYQSNKQGSSTARPEEELERLTKKLVYDMNHPPAEDYFGRCARCGDNVVGDGSGCIAMEQVFHVECFTCITCHARLRGQPFYALDKKSYCESCYISTLERCSKCSKPILDRILRAMGKAYHPRCFTCVVCNCCLDGVPFTVDATSQIHCIDDFHRKYAPRCSVCGEPIMPEQGQEETVRIVALDRSFHVNCYVCEECGLLLSSEGEGRGCYPLDGHILCKSCSARRIQDLSAKISTDC is encoded by the exons ATGTCCGGTCCCACCTGGCTTCCACCAAGGACTCTGGATAGCCCAGAGCGATCCGTCCCCCAGATGTCCCACTCTGCCGGGTCAGCGATCTACAGAGCCCCCATCAAGAAGGGGATGTCTGACTACCGGCCAAAGTACGGCGCTTATGACCAGaacggaggaggaggaggaggagggatggcTAACAGATACATGGCTACTGGACCCACAG GTGGACCAATTCATCACTCCTCTAATGATCACTACTATACTCCTCCCCACGCTCTCAAAGAAGAACGCAACTGGAGCCCTCACATGGAAAGCTACGAGCTGATG CGAGGCCCTGAAAAGCCAGCGAACTATCACTCCAAAATTGACGCAGATATTGACTCCCTCACCAGCATGTTGGCTGATCTGGACAGTCACCCACAGGACTCCAGTACACAA CTGTACGACAATGTGCCTTACAACAAGTACCTCTCAGGGGATCACTACAAACCTGCACCCCCTCCTCAGGCCCGGCCCTCCATGGGTTACCCCTCACATCCCCAGAGCCAATACCACGCATCACCCCCCTACCCCAACGAGCACCAACCTGCTCAGTACTCCACCTCCCACCAGCAGGACTACTACTCCTCCTCTTCGACCCCAAAGCCCTACCCTCAGCCTGTCCCGGCCTCCTACACCACTGCCTCCACCCCAACCGGGCCCAGGTTCAGCGTGCAGGTCAAGACAGCACAGCCTGTTACCTACTCCCAAACAGGGAGACAGGCGGAACAGGCCTacaccccgccccctcctcgCCAGCAGGTGTCACGCCCCCCTGCTCAGACTCAGACAAGTCAGCAGGGCTGGTATCCTCCTCATCCTGGGTCTCAGGCTCAGGAGATGCACAATGAAGGAGGGTATAAGGGGAGCGGCCCGGGAGGAAGAGTTAACCAGGTTCCACTGTCCAAAAGGGGCATGGAAAATAACCACACGGGGCCAGGGACTGCTCAGAGTCCTGCTTATCAGTCCAACAAG cAGGGCTCATCAACAGCCAGACCCGAGGAAGAGCTGGAGCGACTCACCAAAAAGCTGGTATATGATATGAACCACCCCCCTGCAGAAGACTATTTTG GTCGCTGTGCCCGCTGTGGTGACAACGTGGTCGGTGACGGCAGTGGCTGTATCGCCATGGAGCAGGTGTTCCATGTTGAGTGTTTCACGTGCATTACTTGCCATGCCCGTCTCAGAGGGCAACCGTTCTACGCCCTCGACAAGAAGAGTTACTGTGAGAGCTGTTATATT AGTACATTAGAGCGCTGCTCAAAGTGCTCCAAGCCCATCCTGGACCGGATCCTGCGGGCAATGGGGAAGGCCTACCACCCTCGCTGTTTCACATGTGTGGTCTGTAACTGCTGCCTGGACGGGGTGCCCTTCACTGTGGATGCAACCTCTCAGATACACTGCATCGACGACTTTCACAG AAAATATGCACCTCGTTGTTCAGTGTGTGGGGAACCCATCATGCCTGAACAGGGTCAGGAGGAGACGGTGAGGATTGTAGCTCTGGACCGCAGCTTCCATGTTAACTGTTATGTCTGTGAG GAATGTGGTCTCCTGCTGTCCTCTGAAGGAGAAGGTCGAGGCTGTTACCCACTCGATGGCCACATCCTGTGCAAGAGCTGCAGCGCTCGCCGCATCCAGGACCTCTCTGCCAAAATCTCCACTGACTGCTAA
- the sst5 gene encoding somatostatin-1, whose product MLHFQFQVFFVVFCSSVLLVEVSSAPHPDMLTETLRENLTDDKDLASLFLLKFMSELMAARGSETLPEPEEVLGVREEVMRRHIPLSHRERKAGCRNFFWKTFTSC is encoded by the exons ATGCTTCACTTTCagtttcaggtgttttttgtagttttttgttcatctgtgctgctggtggaggTGAGCAGTGCTCCACATCCAGACATGCTGACAGAAACACTGAGGGAAAACCTCACAGATGACAAG GATCTTGCTTCGTTGTTCTTGCTGAAGTTTATGTCTGAACTGATGGCAGCCAGAGGAAGTGAGACACTCCCCGAGCCAGAGGAGGTGCTGGGAGTCAGAGAGGAGGTGATGAGGCGGCATATTCCCCTCTCCCACAGAGAGCGCAAAGCAGGCTGCCGAAACTTCTTCTGGAAAACATTCACCTCGTGTTAA